Within the Caldisericia bacterium genome, the region AATCTGGGATAGAAGAATAGGATATCTGGACAAACTCCTTGCTGCTCCAATAAAGAGAGCATCCATTCCTTTTGGGAAGACACTTTCAGCTTCAATTCAGGGGGCACTCCAGTCTGCAATAATATTGTTTTTCGCGTATATTCTTGGTGTTAGATTTGCTTCTGGATTCCTTGGTGTGCTTCTGATAATTTTGATTTCCATGCTTTTCTCCTTCATCTTCTCTGGAATATCTCTAATTCTTTCTTCAACCATTAAAACCATTGAGACACTTACGGCTATTATAAACTTTATGACTCTCCCACTAATGTTCTCAAGCACAGCTTTATTCCCGTCCAAAGCTATGCCGGACTGGTTATCAGTTATTGCAAAGATTAATCCACTTTCCTATGCTGTGGATCCTATAAGGACACTTACTATAAAGGGCTGGGAATTTTCATCAATCCTACCAGGTGTTATCATCATACTAATTTTTGATTTAATTGTAGCCTTTCTATCATACTATGTGTTTAAGCGTCTGACAAGTGATTAATCTGTATGTTATAATTTATTAGGTAACCTGAAAAGAAAGGAGAGGAGTTTATGCACCATTTTGAGTTAACCTGGAATGGTGGAATGGAGTTTGTTGGAGCTACTGTCACCTACTCCTACGAAATTAAATCATGAAACACTTTGGAACCGATGGAATAAGGGGTATAGCAAATAAGGACTTAACCTCCGAACTTGCTCTAAAAGTTGGGAGAGCTGCTGGTTTGTTTTTTGACGGTGATATAGTTATTGCAAAGGATCCAAGACTTTCATCAGATATGCTTGAGACAGCTCTTATATCTGGAATTTTATCCACTGGAGTCAATGCTTATAGGATGGGAATACTCCCAACCCCGGCAGTATCTCTTATTCTCTCCACAAATGGAAAAAGTGGGGGAGCAATGATTTCTGCCTCTCACAATCCCATTGAGTATAATGGAATAAAATTCTTTTCAAAAGAAGGATTTAAGCTTAAAGAATCTGAGGAGGAAGAGATTGAAAGGTTAATGGAGGAGGAAAGACCTCTTCCTGTTGGAAAAGGTGGGAGACTTCTTGATTTCACTAAAGCAAAAGAAATTTATATTAATAAGATTCTATCCATGAACAGGATAAATCTTTCAGGTATTAAGATTGCAATTGATGCAGCATTTGGTGCAACAGCTACTGTAGTAGGTGAGATATTTAATAAACTTAAGGCAGAAGTTTATCTATTCAATGAAGAGCCGGACGGGGAAAGGATAAATGTTAATTGTGGTTCAACAAATCCAAAATTCCTATCAGAGAAATTGTTGGAAATAGGTGCTGATGTTGGCTTTACCTTTGATGGTGATGGTGATAGAGTAATAGCCATTGATGAAGAGGGGAAGATTGTTGATGGCGATGAAATAATGTTTATTCTTTCCAAGTATCTTAACCTTAGGAGTATAGTAATTACTGTAATGAGTAATTTTGGTTTGAGGTCTCTTCTTAAAAAATACAATATATCTTTCTACGAGGTTCCTGTGGGTGATAGGAATGTTTTATATAAAATGCTTGAGACGAACTCTCCCCTTGGAGGAGAGCAATCCGGACACATAATATATCTTCCACAAGGTAAAACTGGAGATGGAATAATAACATCCCTTTTAATCTTATCAGCGATGTTAAGAGAGAATAAGCCTCTATCTCTACTCACAGAAGAGTTTGTTAAATTTCCTCAGGTGTTAAGAAATGTAGAGGTTAAGAATAAAGAGTTGATTATGAAGGACGAGGAATTTTTAAGGGAGGTGATGCTATGGAATAAGAAATTAAATGGAAGAGGAAGAGTTCTTGTTAGGCCATCTGGTACAGAGAATTTAATTAGAATCATGGTGGAAGGAGAAAAGGAAGAGGAAACAGAGACTATTGCGAGTTTGCTTGAAGAGTCTCTAAAGAAGCGCCTGGCCCAGATGAATCTGGGTGACGAGGAAGGGGGTTACCCCTTTAAGGGGTGAAAATCGAGGTATTCGGCGGATGCCCCCAGGGAGTGTGCCCTCCCTAAAGATCTTCCTCAAAACCATGGGGTAACCTGTGGGACAAAGGGAAGGTCAGGCACGAGGAGGAAATTTATGTGTGGCATAGTTGGTTATATTGGAGATAGAGAGACTCTCCCCATAATCCTTGATAGTTTAAAAAGACTTGAATACAGAGGGTATGATTCTGCAGGAGTAGCCCTTCTTGGTGAAGACATCTATATAAAGAGAACCAAGGGAAGAATAAAAGACCTTGAGAAAAAGATTAACGGGACATACACAGATAAGAATTTTTATCTTGGTATAGGACATACAAGATGGGCAACACATGGAATTCCATCAGACTACAATGCACATCCTCATACTGACTGCAGTGGAGAGATTGTCGTTGTGCATAACGGAATAATAGAAAACTTTGATGAGATAAAGAAAGAACTTATAAATAAGGAACACAGGTTTACTTCTGAGACAGATACTGAAGTTGTTCCTCATCTTATAGAGGAATACTACAATGGAGATTTACTCTCTTCAGTTCTGGAAGCAGTAAGAAAACTTGAGGGTTCTTTCGCTCTTGCTATATTTTCAAAGAAAGAGCCAGACAAAATAATTGCTGTGAGAAAGGATTCTCCACTGATAATAGGTATAGGCGAGGATGGAAATTTTCTTGCTTCTGATATCCCTGCGCTACTTCCATACACGAAAAAGGTCATAATCATGGAAGATGGGGAAGTGGCAGTTATTAAAAAAGATAAAGTAGATGTGTTTAACCTTGATGGAGAGAAACTTAACAAGAGCATACTTGAAGTTTCGTGGAATCTTGAACAATCAGAGAAGAAAGGTTATAAGCATTTTATGCTTAAAGAAATAATGGAGGAAGGAGAGGTTTTAAAGGAGGCAATAAGGGGAAGAATTAAAAATGGGAGAGTCTTTCTTCCAGAAATAAGAGATCCCCATTTCTTTAATGATATTAAAAACATCTTTCTTGTTGCCTGTGGAACTGCCTATCATGCAGGAATGATAGGAAAGTATTTTCTTGAGGATATTCTCCACATTCCTGTTAGATGTGAGGTTGCCTCTGAATTCAGGTATGAAAACCCGAATGTTGGTAAAGATTCTCTGTTGATTCTTGTATCTCAGTCTGGAGAAACTGCTGATACCATTGCATCTTTAAGACTTGGCAAGAAAAAGGGAGCAAAGACTCTTGGAATTGTAAATGTTGTTGGTAGCACTGTGGCAAGGGAGTCTGATGAGGTTCTCTATATATATGCTGGACCAGAGATAGCTGTTGCTTCAACAAAGGCGTATGTTGCTCAGATTCTTGTGCTTTTACTTCTCTCAATATATATAGGTAAACTTCACGGAGCTATAAGTTATGATTTTGAGGAAAGACTTGTTGAGGATATTTTAAGGATAGGTAATCTCGCTCAAGATGTTCTTAAAAAGGATGAAGAGGCAAAGAGGATAGCAGAGAAGTTGGTAAATTTAAGAAGTGTATTCTACATAGGAAGACTCCTTGATTACCCTACTGCTCTTGAGGGAGCGCTAAAGTTAAAAGAGATTTCCTATATTCATGCAGAGGGATATCCAGCAGGTGAATTAAAACATGGTCCCCTTGCTCTCATTGAAAAGAGTGTCCCAACCTTTGCTATAACAACGGATGAAAGGATTGTGGAGAAGATGGTATCAAACATAAAGGAAGTTAAGGCAAGGGAAGGAAAGGTGTTTTCCATTTCCAGAGAAGACTTTGATGAGATAAAAGAGATTTCAGACGAAACAATTACCATTCCTAAGGTTCACAGATATCTTGCACCGATCCTTTCAGTTATACCACTACAACTTATTGCCTATTTCACTGCAGATATGAGAGGATTAGATGTGGATAAACCAAGAAATCTTGCTAAATCGGTAACTGTGGAGTAGAAAGATGGAGATAGAGGCAGTTGTTCTTGGTGGACAGGATAAACTTGAAGACTGGGTTAAAGAAGAAGGAGTGCCTCACAAGGCACTCCTTGATATTGCTGGAAAAAGGATGATTGATTGGATAATAGATGCATTAAAGGATACGCCTCAGATAAAGAGGATTATACTTATTGGGAAATCTGAAATTTTTTCTGAGGATATTAGAAAAAGGGTGGATGTATTTTTGGAAGACAGTGGAAGTTTTATGAAAAATATTGAAAATGTTTATAAGATTGCAAAGTATGAGTATTCTGTCTTTGTGCCTATAGATGTCCCATTGATTACTTCCCAGATATACACAAAAACTTTTGAGTTTTGTGAGAATTTTGAAAAAGGGTGCTATCTATATGTTCTCGTTAATAAAAAGAGAGATGTGGAGAAGAAATTCCCAGGGACAAAGAGAACTTACTGGAAACTCAAAGGGGGGTATTACAAGATTGGAAATATTCTTCCCATAAGAAGAGAACTCTATCCCTCTGCCATAAATTTTGGGTATAAACTCCTTAAGGCAAGGAAATCTCCTATCAAAATGGCATCCCTGTTTCCAATATCTTTTATGATTAAAGCTCTATTTCATCTTGCAACATTGAAAGATTGTGAGGTTGTTGTGTGTGATATTACAGAGCTTAGGGGAAGAGCTGTTCCAATACCTTTTCCTGAAATTGCTATTGATGTAGACAAGAAAGAGGACTTAATTTTTGTAAGAAAGATAATGGAGAAAATAAAAGATGAGGGAACTACCCCTTGAGTTAATGTTTAATGAGGAAGCTGAAATAGAAAAAATAACCAGATTTATAAAAACTTATCTGGATAAATTTGGAAGGAGTGGAGTTATATTGGGGGTGAGTGGAGGGGTGGATTCTGGTGTTGTATTGAAGTTACTTTTAAAGGCAGTTCCAAAAGAAAAGATACTTGCATTAATTTTGCCAGATAGAGATACTGAAAAGGAAAGTATTTCTCTTGCACTCTCTCTATTAGAGGAGAATGATGTATCATACAAAATTATAAATATCTCTCCGATACTTTCAAAATTTGGAATTTATAGGGAACTACCCTATTGGTTGCTTCCCACAAGAAAGATGAGGGAGAATATTACGAGGAAGTTTTACAATGATTATACAAAGAGATTTAAAAAATCTCCCTTCTTTCTTGGGTTAAAGGTTCCTGAAGAGTTATTAGAAGATAAGTGGTTTTTGAAAGGTATTGCATATCATAGAATAAAACATAGAATAAGGATGGTTACACTTTACTACTATGCAGAACTAAAAAACCTGCTTGTCGTGGGTACATGTAATAAAACTGAAAAACTCCTTGGATTCTTTGTTAAGTATGGAGATTCTGCAGTAGATTTAGATCCCATTGCCCATCTCTTTAAAACACAGGTCTTCAAACTTGCTGAAAGACTTGGTGTACCAGATGAAATAATTAATAGACCACCATCTCCAGATTTAATCCCTGGCATTACAGATGAATTTGCCATGGGTATGTCATACGAAGTGGTTGATAGGGTGCTTGTAAGACTTACAAAAGGAGAGAATCCAGCAGAAATAGCAAAAATTGTGAATCTTGATGTGGAAAAGATTAAAATCCTTAAAGAGGCAATGGAAGATTCACTACATATGAGATCTCTTCCACCCTCACTTGATTAGCCCTTCCTTTCAATATCAATTACAACTCCTTCAATTGTCCAGTAATCTGACTCTAAAGTGAGTATTTTACCTATTTTAAAGTAATCCTTCCCATACTTCAGATTTCTTGACTTAAATGTGAATTTAACGGTGACATCTACAATAACAGGCTCTTCAGCAATAACCACTCTTCCATCTGAGGTTTCCACCAATTTTTTAGAGGGTTCAACCTTTGGCTCCTCTATTATGCTTCCAAAGCATCTTCCAGATTTGTCTACTATTCTGTCTCCCTTCTTTACTGCCTTTGCAATTTCTGGGGATATCTGTGTTAATTTCATAGTGATGATGTAGTTATTTAGAGTCACCTCTTTTTTCAAAAACATGGGTTTTAGAAAGTAAAGTCCAACAGCAAGAATAAGTATAAATACTAATATGTCAAAGATGTTGAATAATCCAAATAGTTTGAACTTTAAAAGTTTATTGTTTCTTTCCATATCTTTCCTCCTAATTGTCTGATTTTTTCATGCAAATTGTAGTAACCTCTTTCAATGTGATATATCTTCTTTATTATAGTCTCTCCCTCTGCTCTTAATCCTGCAAGGACAAGTGCTGCACCAGCTCTAAGATCAGTGGCAGTTACCTCTGTTCCTATTAGTTTCGTAACCCCTTCTACAAATGCAGTTCTCCCCTCCACTCTTATCTTCGCACCCATCTTTCTCAATTCAGGAACAACCATAAACCTATTTTCAAATACAGTCTCTGTAATAAGACTGACTCCTTCAGCTATTGTTGCAAGAGCAAGCATTTGAGATTGTAGATCTGTGGGAAATCCAGGAAAAGGCATTGTTCTTATCTCAAACTTTTTAGGTCTCTTTTTAGCTATTACTCTTAAGATCTTTCCATTCTCTATTTTTATATTGACTCCAATTTCCCTCAACTTAAATACAAGGGGTATTATATGCTCAAATATGACCGGTTTTATAGTTATATCTCCTCCTGTAATGGCAGCTCCTATCATAAATGTTCCAATCTCAACTCTATCAGGAGATAGAGTAAAATCTGTGCCATGAAGTTTTTTTACTCCCTCCACTCTTATACATTTTGTACCTGCCCCTTCTATCTTTCCACCCATTGAGTTTAAGAAGTTTGCAAGTTCAACCACTTCTGGCTCCTGTGCGGCATTTTCAATAACAGTTTCTCCCTTTGCAAAGACAGAGGCAAGCAGTATGTTTTCTGTGGCTCCAACAGATGGATAATCAAGATATATCTTTGCTCCTCTCATCTTCTTTGCCTCTCCCTCTATTAGAGTGCCAAGAGCTCTAACATCTGCTCCAAGTGCCTTAAATCCCTTTATATGAAGATCTATTGGTCTTGATCCTATATGGCATCCCCCAGGGAAAGGGAGTCTTACCTTTCCAATACGGGAAAGAAGGGAACCTACGAGGGTTATACTTCCTCTTATTCTGCTTGCCTTTTCATCAGTGATTTCCCAGTTTAAATTTCCAGCCTCTATACTTACTGTCCCATCCTTTAGATGTTTTGCTTTTACACCTATCCCTCTTATCACCTCAATGAGGGTTCCCACATCAAGTAGTCTTGGAACATTTCTTATATAGACAGGTTCATCAGTGAGAAGACTTGCTGAGATAAGAGGAAGTGCTCCATTTTTTGACCCCTGTGCTATCACCTCACCTTTAAGTCTGTTTCCACCTTCTATTCTATATATTTCCATATAGATACTCCTTTATTATCTTTAATATTCTTTCAGATGCCTTGCCATCGCCAAAGGGATTGTTTTTAACCTTGGGTTTCCATCCATCTTTTATAATTCTTGTAGCTTCATCAACGATCCTTTCTCTTTTAGTTCCCACAAGAAAAACAAATCCACTTTCAATTGCTTCGGGTCTTTCTGTTTCATTCCTTAAAA harbors:
- a CDS encoding ABC transporter permease: MMGLVLDTFTICKRELIKYFRQKTRIILTMIQPVIWLALMGNTMSKITNNPFASQLFGTGNYLSFMTPGIVIMTSLFSGIFAGTSIIWDRRIGYLDKLLAAPIKRASIPFGKTLSASIQGALQSAIILFFAYILGVRFASGFLGVLLIILISMLFSFIFSGISLILSSTIKTIETLTAIINFMTLPLMFSSTALFPSKAMPDWLSVIAKINPLSYAVDPIRTLTIKGWEFSSILPGVIIILIFDLIVAFLSYYVFKRLTSD
- the glmM gene encoding phosphoglucosamine mutase codes for the protein MKHFGTDGIRGIANKDLTSELALKVGRAAGLFFDGDIVIAKDPRLSSDMLETALISGILSTGVNAYRMGILPTPAVSLILSTNGKSGGAMISASHNPIEYNGIKFFSKEGFKLKESEEEEIERLMEEERPLPVGKGGRLLDFTKAKEIYINKILSMNRINLSGIKIAIDAAFGATATVVGEIFNKLKAEVYLFNEEPDGERINVNCGSTNPKFLSEKLLEIGADVGFTFDGDGDRVIAIDEEGKIVDGDEIMFILSKYLNLRSIVITVMSNFGLRSLLKKYNISFYEVPVGDRNVLYKMLETNSPLGGEQSGHIIYLPQGKTGDGIITSLLILSAMLRENKPLSLLTEEFVKFPQVLRNVEVKNKELIMKDEEFLREVMLWNKKLNGRGRVLVRPSGTENLIRIMVEGEKEEETETIASLLEESLKKRLAQMNLGDEEGGYPFKG
- the glmS gene encoding glutamine--fructose-6-phosphate transaminase (isomerizing) produces the protein MCGIVGYIGDRETLPIILDSLKRLEYRGYDSAGVALLGEDIYIKRTKGRIKDLEKKINGTYTDKNFYLGIGHTRWATHGIPSDYNAHPHTDCSGEIVVVHNGIIENFDEIKKELINKEHRFTSETDTEVVPHLIEEYYNGDLLSSVLEAVRKLEGSFALAIFSKKEPDKIIAVRKDSPLIIGIGEDGNFLASDIPALLPYTKKVIIMEDGEVAVIKKDKVDVFNLDGEKLNKSILEVSWNLEQSEKKGYKHFMLKEIMEEGEVLKEAIRGRIKNGRVFLPEIRDPHFFNDIKNIFLVACGTAYHAGMIGKYFLEDILHIPVRCEVASEFRYENPNVGKDSLLILVSQSGETADTIASLRLGKKKGAKTLGIVNVVGSTVARESDEVLYIYAGPEIAVASTKAYVAQILVLLLLSIYIGKLHGAISYDFEERLVEDILRIGNLAQDVLKKDEEAKRIAEKLVNLRSVFYIGRLLDYPTALEGALKLKEISYIHAEGYPAGELKHGPLALIEKSVPTFAITTDERIVEKMVSNIKEVKAREGKVFSISREDFDEIKEISDETITIPKVHRYLAPILSVIPLQLIAYFTADMRGLDVDKPRNLAKSVTVE
- a CDS encoding NTP transferase domain-containing protein yields the protein MEIEAVVLGGQDKLEDWVKEEGVPHKALLDIAGKRMIDWIIDALKDTPQIKRIILIGKSEIFSEDIRKRVDVFLEDSGSFMKNIENVYKIAKYEYSVFVPIDVPLITSQIYTKTFEFCENFEKGCYLYVLVNKKRDVEKKFPGTKRTYWKLKGGYYKIGNILPIRRELYPSAINFGYKLLKARKSPIKMASLFPISFMIKALFHLATLKDCEVVVCDITELRGRAVPIPFPEIAIDVDKKEDLIFVRKIMEKIKDEGTTP
- the nadE gene encoding NAD(+) synthase; translated protein: MFNEEAEIEKITRFIKTYLDKFGRSGVILGVSGGVDSGVVLKLLLKAVPKEKILALILPDRDTEKESISLALSLLEENDVSYKIINISPILSKFGIYRELPYWLLPTRKMRENITRKFYNDYTKRFKKSPFFLGLKVPEELLEDKWFLKGIAYHRIKHRIRMVTLYYYAELKNLLVVGTCNKTEKLLGFFVKYGDSAVDLDPIAHLFKTQVFKLAERLGVPDEIINRPPSPDLIPGITDEFAMGMSYEVVDRVLVRLTKGENPAEIAKIVNLDVEKIKILKEAMEDSLHMRSLPPSLD
- a CDS encoding DUF4330 domain-containing protein — encoded protein: MERNNKLLKFKLFGLFNIFDILVFILILAVGLYFLKPMFLKKEVTLNNYIITMKLTQISPEIAKAVKKGDRIVDKSGRCFGSIIEEPKVEPSKKLVETSDGRVVIAEEPVIVDVTVKFTFKSRNLKYGKDYFKIGKILTLESDYWTIEGVVIDIERKG
- the murA gene encoding UDP-N-acetylglucosamine 1-carboxyvinyltransferase, with translation MEIYRIEGGNRLKGEVIAQGSKNGALPLISASLLTDEPVYIRNVPRLLDVGTLIEVIRGIGVKAKHLKDGTVSIEAGNLNWEITDEKASRIRGSITLVGSLLSRIGKVRLPFPGGCHIGSRPIDLHIKGFKALGADVRALGTLIEGEAKKMRGAKIYLDYPSVGATENILLASVFAKGETVIENAAQEPEVVELANFLNSMGGKIEGAGTKCIRVEGVKKLHGTDFTLSPDRVEIGTFMIGAAITGGDITIKPVIFEHIIPLVFKLREIGVNIKIENGKILRVIAKKRPKKFEIRTMPFPGFPTDLQSQMLALATIAEGVSLITETVFENRFMVVPELRKMGAKIRVEGRTAFVEGVTKLIGTEVTATDLRAGAALVLAGLRAEGETIIKKIYHIERGYYNLHEKIRQLGGKIWKETINF